In Penaeus vannamei isolate JL-2024 chromosome 14, ASM4276789v1, whole genome shotgun sequence, one DNA window encodes the following:
- the LOC138863915 gene encoding uncharacterized protein gives MTTAALTWRYNRLAPIINKHRLRHGFSRQDGTGPREKSRSSKDGTGPREKSRSYRHDDTGPREKSRSYRQDDTGRREETISYRQDDTGRCEKSKSYRQDDTGPSEKSISYRQDDTGPHEETRSYRPDDTGRREKTRSYRQDDTGPREKSISYRQDDTGPHEETRSYRQDDTGPREK, from the coding sequence ATGACGACCGCCGCCCTTACCTGGCGCTATAACAGGTTGGCTCCAATAATTAACAAGCACCGCCTTCGTCACGGCTTCTCCAGACAAGACGGTACAGGACCCCGCGAGAAGTCGAGATCCTCCAAAGACGGTACAGGACCCCGCGAGAAGTCGAGATCCTACAGACACGACGATACAGGACCCCGCGAGAAGTCGAGATCCTACAGGCAAGATGATACAGGACGCCGCGAGGAGACGATATCCTACAGACAGGACGATACAGGAAGGTGCGAGAAGTCGAAATCCTACAGACAGGACGATACAGGACCCAGCGAGAAGTCGATATCCTACAGGCAAGATGATACAGGCCCCCACGAGGAAACAAGATCCTACAGACCAGACGATACAGGAAGGCGCGAGAAGACGAGATCCTACAGACAGGACGATACAGGACCCCGCGAGAAGTCGATATCCTACAGGCAAGATGATACAGGCCCCCACGAGGAGACGAGATCCTACAGACAGGACGATACAGGACCCCGCGAGAAGTGA
- the LOC138863914 gene encoding LOW QUALITY PROTEIN: keratin-associated protein 10-5-like (The sequence of the model RefSeq protein was modified relative to this genomic sequence to represent the inferred CDS: substituted 2 bases at 2 genomic stop codons), whose translation MRPDGDGDVIXVSVCVXVCVCVCVCVCVCVCVCVSVRVYACVCVCVSLCVCVCVCVCVCVCVRVCVCVRACVRVCVCVCVCVCVCVCVYVYVCVCVCVCVCACVCVCVCDVCVFVCVCVCVCVCVCVCVCVCVCVCVRFCVHVCVRACVCVCVCVCVCVCVCVCVCVCVSLCVCACMCVRVCVCAYVCVCVCVRVSLHCPPPLLP comes from the exons ATGCGgccagatggtgatggtgacgtgaTA tgagtgagtgtgtgtgtgtgagtgtgtgtgtgtgtgtgtgtgtgtgtgtgtgtgtgtgtgtgtgtgtgtgtgtctgtgcgtgtgtatgcgtgtgtgtgtgtgtgtgtgtctctgtgcgtgtgtgtgtgtgtgtgtgtgtgtgtgtgcgtgtgtgtgcgtgtgtgtgtgtgcgtgcgtgcgtgcgtgcgtgtgtgtgtgtgtgtgtgtgtgtgtgtgtgtgtgtgtgtgtgcgtgtatgtgtatgtgtgtgtgtgtgtgtgtgtgtgtgtgtgtgcgtgtgtgtgtgtgtgtgtgtgtgatgtgtgtgtgtttgtgtgtgtgtgtgtgtgtgtgtgtgtgtgtgtatgtgtgtgtgtgtgtgtgtgtgtgtgtgtgtgcgtgcgtttttgtgtgcatgtgtgtgtgcgtgcgtgtgtgtgtgtgtgtgtgtgtgtgtgtgtgtgtgtgtgtgtgtgtgtgtgtgtgtgtgtatgtgtgtctctgtgtgtgtgtgcgtgcatgtgtgtgcgtgtgtgtgtgtgtgcgtatgtgtgtgtgtgtgtgtgtgtgcgtg tctctctccattgccccccccctctcctcccc